Proteins encoded within one genomic window of Macrotis lagotis isolate mMagLag1 chromosome 3, bilby.v1.9.chrom.fasta, whole genome shotgun sequence:
- the LOC141519355 gene encoding nonsense-mediated mRNA decay factor SMG5-like, translating to MELNQTKQLLLKIVELVQQLDIILARETAPCEVFQAESVALRAQMEKLLLQLLFLSPGHRGMEAEDMLWKKAYADVQRLRKTNRWLMDRYSPKGAYQGHLTQGIHLYHGMFFSVQAFFQLKLDSYIDWTPPSPVSSAVLEAGSPSMEEMAWARQFCHGCLLRIGNLYHALNEFLGSYAEKQAEKYYYKALALIPEVGSPFMHLATLSGDKYSYVEAAYFYQCCICSKVSHVGAALGLEQLFLKIEKLYRQLTGGLVWNLSPERKPWDDIQRLLVSFLYLQSLLKPGGRKDIRLERLCEVVLQNFEFCLSGLGPAGQQVHGSPLPSQVIFQMVVLCLLSVHSLKKTNLELSKTAMAFSLAFFFPIVHQVREHLHAGLQKKLDAGRPETPQLKSGKAWPEEGHRPQELAPANPASGQSRSSESDQEPLFPTHSPAASWKDREPMEVSDLDVTSDLYEVLDDSDDWGDVSLCSLPDTEGSVGDLLSETKPDGRPPREESHTKLLKLQERLQVISGEGLLPTVKVILQWLCTDQMLRVLSMHACPDLWRDLIEVLNLMPIPEDLDNPYLGLAHWLQELLPGFNQTDPPKSVSLPEDVILHSLLPFQAAHHRLDFDLDMPPDLSREEAALWACSLRTFGHHVAQLPTSLIRFDSTQGIFIQTALEVKTPSQKKTGEGGTQSCIKDFMVKQQLYKELELMERHLQLLQAQVALSPYLILDSLALCHYLSLIREMARSGRFFIIIPRLVIDELDRTKKQAFPRHALKFLEDELKNRNPYLMCQVHVGEKFTEAEAEADVHARNLCGILFAYQDLMFFAGVEPEDARGMVTILTALSLGDSRIFSPSLKHAFLAAHRAGVAINHVLSFYHHWKALS from the coding sequence ATGGAACTAAACCAAACCAAGCAACTTCTCCTGAAGATTGTGGAATTGGTTCAGCAACTTGACATCATTCTTGCAAGAGAGACAGCCCCCTGTGAAGTTTTCCAGGCTGAGAGTGTGGCCCTGAGGGCCCAGATGGAAAAACTTCTCCTtcaactcctcttcctgagtccaggacaTCGTGGGATGGAGGCAGAAGATATGCTATGGAAAAAGGCTTATGCTGATGTCCAAAGGCTCAGGAAGACCAACAGATGGTTGATGGATAGGTATAGCCCAAAAGGGGCTTACCAGGGTCACTTGACCCAAGGGATCCACCTCTACCATGGCATGTTTTTTTCTGTGCAAGCATTTTTTCAGCTGAAGTTGGACAGCTACATTGACTGGACCCCACCCTCCCCTGTGAGTTCTGCTGTCCTGGAGGCAGGGTCTCCCTCCATGGAAGAAATGGCCTGGGCTCGCCAGTTCTGTCATGGCTGTCTACTACGTATCGGAAACTTGTACCATGCTTTGAATGAATTCCTGGGTTCCTATGCAGAGAAGCAGGCTGAAAAATACTACTACAAAGCTCTGGCCCTGATTCCTGAGGTGGGTTCACCCTTCATGCACCTAGCCACTCTTTCTGGGGACAAGTATTCTTATGTGGAGGCTGCCTATTTTTATCAATGTTGCATCTGCTCCAAAGTGTCCCATGTGGGAGCAGCCTTGGGTCTGGAGCAACTTTTTCTCAAAATTGAGAAGCTCTATAGACAGCTGACAGGTGGGCTGGTATGGAACCTGAGTCCAGAAAGGAAGCCATGGGATGACATTCAGAGGCTGTTGGTGAGCTTCTTGTATCTTCAGAGCCTCCTGAAGCCAGGAGGCAGGAAGGATATTAGGTTGGAGAGACTGTGTGAGGTTGTCCTCCAGAACTTTGAGTTCTGCCTCTCTGGTCTGGGACCAGCAGGGCAACAGGTGCATGGCTCCCCCTTGCCAAGTCAAGTCATCTTTCAGATGGTGGTGCTTTGCCTCCTGAGTGTGCACAGCTTGAAGAAGACCAACTTGGAGCTCAGCAAGACGGCCATGGCCTTCAGCCtggctttcttctttcccatTGTTCATCAAGTGAGAGAACACCTTCATGCAGGCCTGCAGAAAAAACTGGATGCAGGGAGGCCAGAAACACCCCAGCTGAAGTCTGGGAAGGCCTGGCCTGAAGAGGGACATCGGCCACAAGAGCTTGCCCCTGCTAACCCAGCCTCAGGACAGAGCAGGTCATCAGAGAGTGACCAGGAGCCCCTTTTCCCCACTCACTCCCCTGCAGCTTCCTGGAAGGACAGAGAACCCATGGAAGTCTCTGACTTGGATGTGACCTCTGACTTATATGAAGTCTTAGATGATAGTGATGACTGGGGAGATGTTTCCCTGTGTTCCCTCCCTGATACAGAGGGCAGTGTTGGGGACCTCCTTTCAGAAACCAAGCCAGATGGGAGACCCCCAAGGGAAGAGTCCCATACCAAGCTCCTGAAGCTGCAAGAGAGGCTTCAAGTTATCTCTGGAGAGGGGCTGCTGCCCACTGTCAAGGTCATCCTGCAGTGGCTCTGCACAGATCAGATGCTCAGAGTCCTCAGCATGCATGCATGTCCTGACTTGTGGAGGGACCTGATAGAGGTGCTGAACCTGATGCCCATACCAGAGGATCTTGACAACCCCTACCTGGGATTGGCCCACTGGCTTCAGGAATTGCTGCCTGGCTTCAACCAAACAGACCCCCCCAAATCAGTGTCTCTCCCTGAGGATGTCATTCTGCACAGCCTCCTCCCCTTCCAGGCTGCCCACCACAGGTTGGACTTTGACCTGGACATGCCTCCTGATTTATCCAGGGAGGAGGCTGCCCTCTGGGCCTGCTCCCTCCGCACCTTTGGGCACCATGTTGCCCAACTGCCCACCAGCCTCATCCGTTTTGATTCTACACAGGGCATCTTCATCCAGACAGCCCTGGAGGTAAAGACTCCTTCCCAAAAGAAGACTGGAGAAGGAGGGACACAGAGCTGTATCAAGGACTTCATGGTAAAGCAACAGTTGtataaagaattggaactcaTGGAGAGACACCTGCAGTTGCTCCAAGCTCAGGTTGCCCTTTCCCCTTACCTCATCCTAGACAGCCTGGCCCTCTGTCATTACCTTTCTCTCATAAGGGAGATGGCCAGGAGTGGGAGGTTCTTTATCATTATCCCCAGGCTTGTAATCGATGAGTTGGACAGAACCAAGAAGCAAGCCTTTCCCCGCCATGCCCTCAAGTTCTTGGAAGATGAACTGAAGAACAGGAACCCATACTTGATGTGCCAGGTGCACGTTGGGGAGAAGTTTACTGAAGCAGAGGCAGAAGCAGATGTGCATGCCAGGAACCTCTGTGGGATTCTCTTTGCTTACCAAGACCTGATGTTCTTTGCTGGAGTTGAACCTGAAGATGCCAGAGGCATGGTGACCATCCTCACAGCCCTTAGTTTGGGGGATTCCAGAATTTTCTCCCCTTCACTGAAACATGCTTTTTTGGCTGCACACAGAGCAGGGGTAGCCATTAACCATGTCCTTTCATTCTATCATCACTGGAAGGCTCTTAGCTGA